The sequence GAGCTGTACCCGGTGGCGCGCTTCCTGGCGATGTCCGCCGAGGCGACCCGGCTGCTCCGGCCCCAACTGGGGGATTGGGCCCAGTCGCTGCGCTACATCGGGACGCAGGCCACGGTGGACTTCCTGGGCTCCATGTTCGGCCGGGACCTGATGCAGGCGGCCGGGCGCAACCCCCGGAAGATGCTCCAGCACCTGATCGAGAACTACCGGGTCGCGGTGAGCTACGGCGAGCGCAGCGTGCTCTGGACCGGCGACCACAGCGCCCGCTTCGTGATGCGCCGGGACTTCATGCCCGCGCCGTACCACGAGGGGGTGCTCCAGGCGGCCCTGGAGGCCGTGGGGGCCCAGGACGTCCAGGTGCACGGCCGGCAGCTGTCCCTGCTGGACACCGAGTACGACGTCTCCTGGTAGTCCGGGCGCGCCCCACCCGCTGCGTGGGGCCCTCTGGCGGCCCCCGGCGGGACGTTCACCAGCCACCGCTCGGTGGTGAACGTCCGCCATTTCTCCCGCTGGCGTGACAGGGAGGGCCACTAGCATGTGGTGAGAGAGGCCCACACCCCATGGGAGGCGTCACGCGAATGGAGACAGGCGGGGCCCGGGCATGACGCCCTTCCGGCTGTTGCTGGTGGAGGACAGCGTCAATGACGCGGCACTGGTGACGGCGGAGCTGGAGCAGGCGGGCTACCTGCCCACGACGCGGCGCGTGGATTCGCTGGAGGCGCTGCGCGACGCGCTGGCCGCCGAGCCGTGGGACCTGGTGCTGTGCGACTACCGGCTGCCGCGCTTCAGCGCGCTGGACGTGCTGGCGCTCTTGCACGGGCAGGAGCGGGACGTGCCGCTCATCGTCCTGTCCAGCCAGCTGAGCGAGGAGCAGGCCGTCACGCTGATGAAGGCGGGGGCTCGCGACTGCTTCTCCAAGGACCGGATGGCCCGGCTGGGCCCGGCGGTGGCGCGCGAGCTGGAGGAGACGCGCGTGCGCCGCGAGCGCGCCCGGGCGGAGGTGGACCGCGACATCCTGGCGAAGGCCAGCGAGCTGCTCACCGCGTCCCTGGAGCAGGCGGCCCGGCTGGACCAGCTGGTGCAACTCATGGTGCCCCGGGTGGCGGACTGGTGCGCCTTCTTCCTCCAGGACGCTGACCAGGGCGGCCTGCGGCTGGTGGCGCTGGCGCACCCGGACGCCGCGCGGCGCGCCCACGCGTGGAAGCTGGACCAGCGCTTCCCGCTGGACCCCCAGGCCGCCGCGGGCCCCGCGCACGTGCTGCGCACCGGCCAGCCGGAGTTCATGCCGGACGTGCGCAAGCGCCCGGAGCCCATCACGAAGGACGCCGCGCACCAGCGCGCCATCGAGGGGCTGGGGCTGCGCTCGGTGGTGAACGTGCCCCTGCCCGGCAACGAGGGCCGGCTGGGCGTGCTGTCCCTGGGCACGCTGGGCGAGCGCACCCTGTCCCAGGTGGACCTGGCGCTCGCGCTGGAGCTGGCGCGCCGCACGGGGCTGGTGCTGGAGAACGCCCGCCTCTTCCAGGAGGCACGCGAGGCGGTGCGCCTGCGCGACGAGTTCCTCACCGTGGCCGCGCACGAGCTGCGCACGCCGCTGACCACGCTGCGGCTGCAACTGGGCACGCTGCTGCAGCGCTCGGAGGCGCACCACCTGGAGCCGGACGTCGTCACGCGCCTGGAGCGCAGCGTGCGCCAGGTGCGCCGGCTGGGCACGCTGGTGGAGGGGCTGCTGGACGTGTCCCAGCTGTCCAGCGGCGAGCTGTCGCTGATGCCCGAGCGCTTCGACCTGGAGGAGCTGGTCGCGGAGGTCCTGGAGCGCTTCCAGGCGGAGGCCCGCGCGGCGGGGTGTGAGCTGCGGCAGTCCCCCCGCCGCGGGCTGTGGGGGACGTGGGATCGGCTTCGGGTGGACCAGGCCGTGGCGGCGTTGATATCCAACGCGCTCAAGTTCGGTCCGGGACGGCCGGTGGAGGTGGACGTGGGGAGGGAAGGGGGCTTCGCGCGCATCCAGGTGCGCGACCGGGGCATCGGCGTACCCCTGGACCAGGTGGAGCGCATCTTCGAGCGCTTCGGCCGCGCCGTCAGTTCGCACTCGTATGGAGGCCTGGGCCTGGGGCTGTACCTGGCCCGCCGCGCGGCGGAAGCGCACGGCGGACGGGCCTGGGCGGAGCCGGCCGCGGAAGAGGGCGCGCGCTTCACGCTGGAGTTGCCGCTGGAGAAGGAGACGCGCGAGTGAGCCGGCCGCTGTTGGTGGTGGACGACGACACGGACCTGCGGGAGGCGCTGGAGGAGGTCCTGCGCGACGCGGGCTACACCGTGCTGGGCGCGGGCAACGGCCTGCAGGCCCTGGAGGTGCTCCGCCGGGAGCCGGTGCCTCCCGCCCTGGTGCTGCTGGACATGATGATGCCCGTGATGGACGGCGCGACCTTCGGCCGCCAGATGCGCCAGGTGGACGCGTGGCGCGACATCCCCGTGCTCGTCTTCTCCGCCTCCGCCAACGCCCGGCAGGTCGCGGAGGAGATGGGCGCCTGCGGCTACCTGCGCAAGCCGGTGGACGTGGAGACGCTGCTCAGGTCCGTGGCCGCCCACAAGGTCCCCGAAACCGCCTGACCTCTTCCGGGGAAGTCCCTCCGCGCGGGCCTGCCTGCCCTTTGCGCGTGGGTTGACGCTGCGCGCGGGGGCTTGGTAAGTGCAACCTTAACACTTTCCCCGCGAGGCCTGTCAGATGAACCCCCACATGCTCGCCCAGCTCCTGGTTCAACTCATCGTCATCATCGCGGTGTCGCGGCTCATTGGCCGCGGCGCGCGCTGGCTGGGGCAGCCCCTGGTCATCGCGGAGGTGGTGGCGGGCATCGCGCTGGGGCCGTCGCTCCTGGGCTGGCTGGCGCCGGGCGCGATGCACTGGCTGTTCCCGCCGGAGTCCATGCCGTTCCTGAAGATGCTGGCCGAGGTCGGGCTGGTGCTCTTCATGTTCCTCATTGGCCTGGAGCTGGACCCGAAGCTGCTCAAGGGGCGGGGCCACGCGTCGGTGGCCATCAGCCACTCCAGCATCGTCGTCCCGTTCGCGCTGGGCGCGGCGGCGGGCGCGCTGTGGCTGTACAGGTCGCTGTCCAGCCCGGACGTGCCGTTCTCCTCGTTCGTGCTGTTCATGGGCGTGTCCATGAGCATCACGGCCTTCCCGGTGCTGGCGCGCATCCTCAGCGAGCGCGGGATGATGCAGTCGAAGCTGGGCGCCATCGCCATCGCGTGCGCGGCGGTGGACGACGTGACGGCGTGGTGCATCCTGGCGTTCGTGGTGTCGCTGGTGCGCGCGTCGGACCTGGCGCACGCGGGGCTCACCACGCTGTTCGCGCTGCTCTACATCGGCTTCATGCTGCTCTTGGTGAAGCCGTTCCTCGCCCGGCTGGGCGCGCGCGTGGCCAACCGCGAGGGGCTCACCCAGAACGTGGTGGCCATCACGATGGTGCTGCTGCTCGGGTCCGCGTGGACCACCGAGTACATCGGCATCCACTCGCTCTTCGGCGCCTTCATGTTCGGCGCGGTGATTCCGAAGGAGGGCGGGCTGGCGGCGGCGCTGGCGGAGAAGCTGGAGGACGTGGCGGTGGTGCTGCTCTTGCCCGTGTTCTTCGCCTTCAGCGGCCTGCGCACGCAGATGGGCCTGTTGGCCACCCCGGAGGCGTGGCTCACGTGCGGCGTCATCATCCTCCTCGCGTGCCTGGGCAAGTTCGGCGGCAGCGCGGTGGCCGCGCGCCTCACGGGCCTGCGGTGGAAGGAGGCGGGCGCCGTCGGCATCCTGATGAACACGCGCGGCCTGATGGAGCTCATCGTGCTCAACCTGGGCCTGGACCTGGGCGTCATCTCGCCCACGCTCTTCACGATGATGGTCATCATGGCGCTGGTCACGACCTTCATGACCACGCCGCTGCTGAAGCTGCTGTATTCGCCGGAGGACCAGGCGCGCGAACAGATGGTGCAGACGCCGGAGGGGCCGCTGCCCTCGCCCGCGTACACGGTGCTGCTGTGCGTGTCGCACGGGCAGGCCGGCCCGGGCATGGCGGTGCTGTCGCGCGCGCTGTCGGGCGAGCGCAACGAGGCGAACCTCTACGCGCTGCACCTCTTGTCCCCGGAGCGCTCGCTCAAGGCCCGCGGGGAGGAGGCGCTGGACCCCTCCGCGGCGTCCGGTGGCGCGCTGGCGCCGCTGGTGGGGCGCGCGGAGAAGCTGGGGCTGTCGGTGCGCACGCTGTCGTTCGTGTCGTCGGAGCCCGCGCGGGACATCTGCCGCACGGCGCAGGCGAAGCGCGCGGACCTGGTGCTGCTGGGCTGGCACAAGCCGCTGTTCAGCCAGACGGTGCTGGGCGGCACGGTGCACGAGGTGATGCAGGAGGCGGGCGGCACGGTGGCGGTGCTGGTGGACCGCGGCCTCACGCAGGTGCGCCGGGTGCTGGTGCCCTTCGTGGGCAGCCGGCATGACCGGGCGGCGCTGGGGCTGGCGCGGCGGCTGGTGAAGCAGGCCGGCGCGGAGGTGACGGTGCTGCACGTGACGTCGCCGGACGGCGCGGGCGCGGGCCGGGCGCAGGTGGAGGAGCTGTTCCCCGCGGACGAGGGCGCCGCCGTGAAGCTCAAGGTGGTGCGCCACGCGTCGCCGGAAGAGGCAGCGCTGGAAGAAGCGAAGGCGGGTTACGACCTCGTGGTGGTGGGCCTGGGGGCCGAATGGGGCCTGGAAGACCGGTTGTTCGGCGTACAGCGCGAGCGCATCGTGCGCGACGCGCCCGCCTCGCTGCTGCTCGTGCATCATCCGGAGGCGGCGACGGTGCTGGCGCGCACGCCGGAGGAGGCCCGGACGCAGGGCTCGCCCCCGGAGACGACGACGCAGCCGCTCGGCGCGCGGAGCTGACCGCCATGCACCTGGGAGCCACACTGCGCCTGCTTCGAGTGGACGCGGGCCTGTCCCTGCGGGACCTGGCACGGCGCATCGGCGTGTCCAGCGCGTACCTCAGCCGCGTGGAGAACGGCGTGGACGCGCCGCCCACGCAGGAGCGGCTGACGGCCATCGCCCGGGAGCTGGACGTGCCCCCGGGGCTGCTCATGGACGTGGCCAACCGGGTGAGCCCGTACGTGGCGGGCTACCTGGAGGACGTGCCCGCCGCGGGGACGCTGATGCTGGACATCGCGCGGCGCAAGCTCACCGGCGCGCAGCTGGCGCGCGTGCGGGCCTTCCTGGACGCGGAGTTCCCCCTGCGCGAGGTGCGCGGCGACGAGCCCGTGCCCCCGCTGGCGCCGCTGCTCTCCCCGGAGCGGGTGGTGGTGCAGCTGTCCTGCGGGGACTACGAGGACGCGCTGGACGTGGCGGCCGGGCGGCTGGCGGCGGAGCTGTCCGGCGTGGACGCGGCGGCGCTCGCGCAGGGGCTTCGAAAGCGCGAGGGCGAGACGCCGTCCCAGGTGGGCAACGGCGTCGCGGTGCCGTACGCGTTCGTGCCCGGCGCGTCCCCGGTGGCGGCGCTGGTGACGCTGGCCCGGCCCCTGAAGGTGGACGCGCCGGACGGCCAGGCCCTGCGGCTGGTGGTGGCCCTGGTGGACGGCCACGTGGGCCGCGCGCGGCTGATGCGGCTGGCGCACGTGGCCCGGCTCGCGGGGCGCGGGCTGGCGGACCGGCTCCAGGGCGTGGAGGACGCCCGGCGGGTGCTGGAGACGCTGGAGGAGCTGGAAGCGCTGCGCTAGCGCGGCTGCGGCGGCACCCAGTGCTCCCAGGGGCCGAGGTCCCGGAAGCCCAGGTGCCGGTACACGCGCAGGCCCGCCGGGGTGGACTGGAGCACCGTCGCGGTGCACCCGCGCTGGCGCGCCCCGGAGATGAGCCCGCGCATCACCGCCGACGCCAGCCCCAGCCCCCGGGCCTCCGGGTGCGTGGCCACCAGGTACACGCCCGCGGTGTCCGCCACGTCCACCGCCAGCCCGCAGGACAGCGCCTTGCCGTGCTCCTTCGCCACCACCGTGTGCACCGGCACGGGCAGCGGCGGCCGCCGCCAGACGGAGAGGATGTCCCGCCACTCCGGGCCATAGGTCTGGATGTTGATCTCCACCAGGTCGCCCATGTCCTCCACCGTCTCCACGGGCACGCCGGGCGCCGCGTCCGGCAGCTCGTGCAGCCAGGCCCCCATGGCCACCACGGTGAAGTCCGGCCGGTAGCCCTTCGCGCCCAGCACCCGCGTGGCGTCCCGCTGCCCGGGCGTCAGGGTGACGCGCCAGCGTGAGAGCCCCAGCCCCCGGTAGAAGTCCGTGAGGGCCGGCAGCGCGGCGGCCAGCGCGTCCACGTCCGTGAAGAGCACCTGCTGGAAGTGCGCGTCCGGGTACGACGGCAGCGCGAACGCCTCCACCCCGGGGAGCTGGAGGTGGCGCAGCGAGCCGCGTTCGGACTGGAGGCGTTTGAAGGCGATGAGGTTGGTGTGGAGTCGAGAAGTGAGTTCGGCATCCGTCATGCGGGCCGGCAGACTAGGCACGGGGACGACGGGCAAAGAACAGCCGTGGAGGAAAGGACGCGCGCACGGTGCGCCAGGGGGTTAGGTTTCCATCCCTTCCCCTGCCGACCATGACCCCGCGCTTCTTCTCGTTCGATCCGCGTCCCACCCGAATCGCCCTCGTCCTGGGCGCGTGCCTCCTGGCGGTCCTCACCGCCTGGGCCCTGGCGGACTACCGGGGCGGCGGGGGGCTGGTCGCCATGGCGCGGGCCGGCATCAGCGCGGGCCTGATGCTGACCTTCCTCGTCTCCGTGCACCGCCTGCGCCCGCGCGCCGGGTGGGGCATCACCCTGGATTCCGCGGGCGTGCGGGTGGCCCGGCCCTTCAGCGGGCAGCCGCTCGAATTGCACTGGGGCCAGATTGATTCCGTGCGCCGGGTCGGCCGCAAAGGGAGCGTGCTCGGGCTGTTCCTGAAAGAAGAGGGAAGGGTGCTCGTGACGAGGCATCTCTTCGCCCGCGAAGCTGTTTATGAAGAGTTGATCGCGGCGCTGGAGGACCGCCTCCCGCCCTCGCGTTTCGACGCCTGATTCATGAATCTTTCCGCAGCCTTGCGTGGGCTCCCGGAGCTTGTCCGGGATGCCCGGTGGTGGTAGGCACAACAGGCTTGAGCCCTGTCGCAACGGCAGCCTTTCCCAAGGACACGCTTCACATGGAAAAGACCCCCGCTACCGGTGTCGCGCCGACCGCGCCGCCCGCCGAGTATGGGACGGACGCCATCACCAAGCTCGAAGGGCTGGAGGCCGTCCGCAAGCGCCCCGGCATGTACATCGGCGACACGATGACCTACGGGCTCCACAAGCTCGTGTACGAGGTCGTCGACAACTCCGTGGACGAGGCCCTGGCCGGCCACTGCACGGACATCGACGTGGTCATCCACGTCGACGGCTCGCTCAGCGTGCAGGACAACGGCCGCGGCATTCCCGTGGGCCCGCACCCCGACCCCAAGTTCAAGGGCAAGGACACGCTGGAGGTCGTCCTCACGGAGCTGCACGCCGGCAGCAAGTTCGGCAACGGCGCGTACAAGGTCTCCGGCGGCCTGCACGGCGTGGGCGTCACGTGCGTGAACTTCCTGTCGGAGTGGTTCAAGGTCCGCGTCCAGCGCGCCGGCAAGGTCTTCGAGCAGACGTACGCGCGCGGCGTGTCCAACGGTTCCCCCCAGGAGGTGGGCACCACGGACAAGCGCGGCACGATGATCCACTTCAAGCCGGACTCCACGGTGATGGAGACGGTGGACTTCAACTTCGAGACGCTCAGCCAGCGCCTGCGCGAGCTGGCGTTCCTCAACGCGGGCCTGCACATCACCATCCGCGACGAGCGCACCCAGAAGGAGCACGACTTCAAGTTCGACGGCGGCATCTCCTCCTTCGTGGAGTACCTCAACAAGGCGAAGGAAGCGCTGCACGACAAGCCCGTCTACATCAAGTCGGAGCGCGAGGGTGTGTCGCTGGAAATCGCCATGCAGTGGAACGATGGCTACGACGAGCGCATCTTCACCTTCGCCAACAACATCAACACCCATGAGGGCGGCAGCCACCTGTCCGGCTTCAAGGCCGCGCTCACGCGCACGCTCAACAGCTACGCGGAGAAGGGCGGCCTCTGGAAGGACCTGAAGGAGACGCCCACCGGCGAGGACGCGCGCGAGGGCCTGTCCGCGGTCATCTCCGTGAAGCTCTCCAACCCCCAGTTCGAGGGCCAGACGAAGACGAAGCTGGGCAACAGCGAGGTGAAGGGCCTGGTCGAGCAGATGGTGAATGATCAGCTCGCCACCTTCCTGGAGGAGAACCCGCCCCTCGCGAAGAAGGTCGTGGTGAAGATTGGCGACGCGTGCCGCGCCCGCATCGCCGCGCGCAAGGCCCGTGAGACGGTGCGCCGCAAGGGCGTGCTGGACGGCGGTGGCCTGCCCGGCAAGCTCGCGGACTGCCAGAGCCGCGACCCGAACGAGAGCGAGCTGTACATCGTCGAGGGTGACTCCGCAGGTGGCTCCGCGAAGCAGGGCCGGGACCGGCGCAACCAGGCCATCCTCCCGCTGCGCGGAAAGATCCTGAACGTGGAGAAGGCGCGCTTCGAAAAGATGCTGACCAGCGCCGAAATCGTCACGCTCATCACCGCGCTGGGCACGGGCATCGGGGCGGAGGACTACGACCCGGAGAAGGCGCGCTACCACCGCATCATCCTGATGACGGACGCCGACGTGGACGGCAGCCACATCCGCACGCTGCTGCTCACGTTCTTCTACCGGCAGATGCGCGAGCTGATTGACCGGGGCTTCGTCTACATCGCGCAGCCGCCGCTCTACAAAGTCACGCGCAACAAGAAGGACACCTACGTCAAGGACGAGCGCGCGCTCAACGAGTACCTGCTGCGCATCGCCGCGGAGCACTGCCGGGTGAAGACGCCCGCGGGGGAGCTGGGCGGCGCGGACCTCAAGGCGCTCCTGGAGAAGGTCATCACCTACGAGGAGCGGCTGGAGAAGCAGGCCAAGCGCCGCGACGCGCGCATCGTGGACGCGCTGGCCCAGGCCACCGACCTGCGCGCGGAGACGCTCGCGGACGGGGCGGCGGTGGAGGCGCAGCTCGTCACCATGCGCGAGTACTGCCAGCGGCGCATGCCGGAGGTGATGGGCCGGCTGTCCACGCGCCTGGAGAAGGACGCGGAGCAGCAGGAGTCCCAGCGGCTGGTGGTCACGACGGACGTGAACGGCTCCATGCGCGAGTCCGTCTTCGACCAGGCCTACCTGTCCTCGCCGGAGTACCTGGAGCTCGTCGCCCTGCGCGAGGTCTTCCACTCGCTGGGCAAGGCCCCCTACCGCGTCCAGGTGGACGGCGGCGAGGTCACGGCGTTCTCCGTGCAGGAGGTACTGGCCGCGGTCCGCAAGGACGCGCAGAAGGGCCTGGGCCTGCAGCGCTACAAGGGTCTGGGTGAGATGAACCCGGAGCAGCTCTGGGAGACGACCATGGACCCCAACCGCCGCACGCTGCTCCAGGTGCGCGTGGAGGACATGGTGGAGAGCGACGAGATCTTCTCGCTGCTCATGGGCGAGGCGGTGGAGCCCCGCCGCGAGTTCATCGAGCGCAACGCGCTGGACGTGCAGAACCTGGACATCTGAGGTCCAGGGGGAAGAAAGACCCGTGGGCCCGGTGCCGTGTCCCGGCTCCGCGCCCACGCGCCCTTCCCATCCTTTTCGAGCCGGGCCGCGGGATGCGGCTTGGGCGGCCCCCGTGAGCCCTTACGGAAGGAACCTGGCAACCAGCGACCAGCGCGAGGAGGCCCCCGCGCGCATGTTGAGGATGGCGGTGATGCCGATGACGCCCGCCATGGCGGCGATGTTCGCGATGCCGCCCGCGTCCAGCGCCCGCATCGTCTTCGCGGCCTTCTCCGGCGTGCCCGCGGTGGGCGTCAGGCCCGTCTCCACGGGGACGGCGCCCTCAGGGGCCTGCTTCGCGAGGAAGGCCCCGCCGAAGATGTTGGCCGCGCCCAGCGCCACGGTGGCGCCCAGCAGCACGTCCTTCGCGATGACCAGCCCGCGCGTGGTGCGGTCGATCTCCCGGCCCGTCAGCCGCGAGCGGCCCACCAGCCAGGTGATGGCCGCCAGGCCCACGGACGCCGCGTTCACGATGTTGAAGCCGTTCCAGGCGGCGTTCACCACCTGACCGCGCTCCGACTTGGAGCCAATCACCTTCACCGCGGGGTTGAGGGCCACCTTGCCGAAGAGCGAACCCCCGAAACCGGCGGCGAGCCCCAGGTTGTGCAGCACCAGGCCGGTGGAGGACAGGACAGGCATCATGGACGGACTCCATTGGAGAAGAAGTGGATGTCCGTGAGGGTAGGCACTGGGGCTGATCGCGGGAGCAGCACGCCAGGGTGATGCCCGTGGTGGATCCACGCCCGTCTTCCAGGCGTCCTCCCGGGCGGGGGCCCGGCTGCCCGGCCGCTACCGCTCGGAGCTCTTGGCGCCGCGCAGCGCCTCCGCGCGCTCCTTGCGGGACATGTTCGTCACGTCGACGATGTCCACGTCCAGCGCGCCCGCGTTGTCCCCCAGCTGCAGGTCCGGGAAGACGCAGCGCAGGTCCTGCACGCCGGACACCTGGTAGCGCTTGCCCGCCTCGAAGAGGCGGTGCGAGCTGCGCACGGACTCTGGCTTGGGGCCCTTCTCCACGCACAGCACCGTGTGCACGCGGCCGTTCGTGCCGGAGCGCACCTCCGCGAAGTCGTCGCGCACGGTGAAGGCGTAGGTGGACTTGGGGTTGAGGCCCTTGAGCAGCATCTGGTGCAGGGGCTTCACCTGGAGGGCGTTCTTGTCGGCCTCGAACAGCACCGAGCGGGGCGGGATGTACGCGGACTGCCGCAGGTGCACGCGGACGGCGCCGCGGTTGTCCTCGGGGCCGGTGTCGTCCAGGGCGAAGAAGTGGAGCTTCTTCGCGCCCTTGAGGGTGCGCGGCGCGCTGCTCACGAAGCCCACGGCGTTGTCCGCCGGCAGGTCTCCTTCCGCGTAGTAGACGAGCGTGCCGGACGCGGTGCCGTCGCCTTCCGCCAGCGCCGCGCTGCCCTCGGTCCACACGGAGTAGGCCGCGCCGGGCGACACGTCGATGGTGGCCGTCGGGTACTCCGGCAGGGGCAGCGCGTTGTACATGGGGCGCAGCACCAGCAGGCGCGTGGGGTACTCCACGTGCCGCATGTCGCGGTCGGGGAGCTCCGCCTCGGCCACGGCCGCGGTCCCCGCGTCGGTGGTGGAGGCCAGTCCCCCGTCCGTCTCCGTCGCGGTGCCGCCGTCCGCGCCGGGCACACCCGCGGCCACGACGGCGGCGGCGGTGCCCGCGTCCGGGATTGCGAGGCCCGCGTCGAGCGTGGCGGTGGGGATCTCCG comes from Corallococcus macrosporus and encodes:
- a CDS encoding GNAT family N-acetyltransferase, with protein sequence MTDAELTSRLHTNLIAFKRLQSERGSLRHLQLPGVEAFALPSYPDAHFQQVLFTDVDALAAALPALTDFYRGLGLSRWRVTLTPGQRDATRVLGAKGYRPDFTVVAMGAWLHELPDAAPGVPVETVEDMGDLVEINIQTYGPEWRDILSVWRRPPLPVPVHTVVAKEHGKALSCGLAVDVADTAGVYLVATHPEARGLGLASAVMRGLISGARQRGCTATVLQSTPAGLRVYRHLGFRDLGPWEHWVPPQPR
- a CDS encoding cation:proton antiporter, producing the protein MNPHMLAQLLVQLIVIIAVSRLIGRGARWLGQPLVIAEVVAGIALGPSLLGWLAPGAMHWLFPPESMPFLKMLAEVGLVLFMFLIGLELDPKLLKGRGHASVAISHSSIVVPFALGAAAGALWLYRSLSSPDVPFSSFVLFMGVSMSITAFPVLARILSERGMMQSKLGAIAIACAAVDDVTAWCILAFVVSLVRASDLAHAGLTTLFALLYIGFMLLLVKPFLARLGARVANREGLTQNVVAITMVLLLGSAWTTEYIGIHSLFGAFMFGAVIPKEGGLAAALAEKLEDVAVVLLLPVFFAFSGLRTQMGLLATPEAWLTCGVIILLACLGKFGGSAVAARLTGLRWKEAGAVGILMNTRGLMELIVLNLGLDLGVISPTLFTMMVIMALVTTFMTTPLLKLLYSPEDQAREQMVQTPEGPLPSPAYTVLLCVSHGQAGPGMAVLSRALSGERNEANLYALHLLSPERSLKARGEEALDPSAASGGALAPLVGRAEKLGLSVRTLSFVSSEPARDICRTAQAKRADLVLLGWHKPLFSQTVLGGTVHEVMQEAGGTVAVLVDRGLTQVRRVLVPFVGSRHDRAALGLARRLVKQAGAEVTVLHVTSPDGAGAGRAQVEELFPADEGAAVKLKVVRHASPEEAALEEAKAGYDLVVVGLGAEWGLEDRLFGVQRERIVRDAPASLLLVHHPEAATVLARTPEEARTQGSPPETTTQPLGARS
- a CDS encoding response regulator, translating into MSRPLLVVDDDTDLREALEEVLRDAGYTVLGAGNGLQALEVLRREPVPPALVLLDMMMPVMDGATFGRQMRQVDAWRDIPVLVFSASANARQVAEEMGACGYLRKPVDVETLLRSVAAHKVPETA
- a CDS encoding DUF2378 family protein yields the protein MDRGPVEGSSRAAGRADESAAWHLTERCLAATPEDGARGMFFQGVVGVVGFLQGEEAQARCLAASGLKQLNAAELYPVARFLAMSAEATRLLRPQLGDWAQSLRYIGTQATVDFLGSMFGRDLMQAAGRNPRKMLQHLIENYRVAVSYGERSVLWTGDHSARFVMRRDFMPAPYHEGVLQAALEAVGAQDVQVHGRQLSLLDTEYDVSW
- a CDS encoding helix-turn-helix domain-containing protein — its product is MHLGATLRLLRVDAGLSLRDLARRIGVSSAYLSRVENGVDAPPTQERLTAIARELDVPPGLLMDVANRVSPYVAGYLEDVPAAGTLMLDIARRKLTGAQLARVRAFLDAEFPLREVRGDEPVPPLAPLLSPERVVVQLSCGDYEDALDVAAGRLAAELSGVDAAALAQGLRKREGETPSQVGNGVAVPYAFVPGASPVAALVTLARPLKVDAPDGQALRLVVALVDGHVGRARLMRLAHVARLAGRGLADRLQGVEDARRVLETLEELEALR
- the gyrB gene encoding DNA topoisomerase (ATP-hydrolyzing) subunit B produces the protein MEKTPATGVAPTAPPAEYGTDAITKLEGLEAVRKRPGMYIGDTMTYGLHKLVYEVVDNSVDEALAGHCTDIDVVIHVDGSLSVQDNGRGIPVGPHPDPKFKGKDTLEVVLTELHAGSKFGNGAYKVSGGLHGVGVTCVNFLSEWFKVRVQRAGKVFEQTYARGVSNGSPQEVGTTDKRGTMIHFKPDSTVMETVDFNFETLSQRLRELAFLNAGLHITIRDERTQKEHDFKFDGGISSFVEYLNKAKEALHDKPVYIKSEREGVSLEIAMQWNDGYDERIFTFANNINTHEGGSHLSGFKAALTRTLNSYAEKGGLWKDLKETPTGEDAREGLSAVISVKLSNPQFEGQTKTKLGNSEVKGLVEQMVNDQLATFLEENPPLAKKVVVKIGDACRARIAARKARETVRRKGVLDGGGLPGKLADCQSRDPNESELYIVEGDSAGGSAKQGRDRRNQAILPLRGKILNVEKARFEKMLTSAEIVTLITALGTGIGAEDYDPEKARYHRIILMTDADVDGSHIRTLLLTFFYRQMRELIDRGFVYIAQPPLYKVTRNKKDTYVKDERALNEYLLRIAAEHCRVKTPAGELGGADLKALLEKVITYEERLEKQAKRRDARIVDALAQATDLRAETLADGAAVEAQLVTMREYCQRRMPEVMGRLSTRLEKDAEQQESQRLVVTTDVNGSMRESVFDQAYLSSPEYLELVALREVFHSLGKAPYRVQVDGGEVTAFSVQEVLAAVRKDAQKGLGLQRYKGLGEMNPEQLWETTMDPNRRTLLQVRVEDMVESDEIFSLLMGEAVEPRREFIERNALDVQNLDI
- a CDS encoding sensor histidine kinase, which translates into the protein MTPFRLLLVEDSVNDAALVTAELEQAGYLPTTRRVDSLEALRDALAAEPWDLVLCDYRLPRFSALDVLALLHGQERDVPLIVLSSQLSEEQAVTLMKAGARDCFSKDRMARLGPAVARELEETRVRRERARAEVDRDILAKASELLTASLEQAARLDQLVQLMVPRVADWCAFFLQDADQGGLRLVALAHPDAARRAHAWKLDQRFPLDPQAAAGPAHVLRTGQPEFMPDVRKRPEPITKDAAHQRAIEGLGLRSVVNVPLPGNEGRLGVLSLGTLGERTLSQVDLALALELARRTGLVLENARLFQEAREAVRLRDEFLTVAAHELRTPLTTLRLQLGTLLQRSEAHHLEPDVVTRLERSVRQVRRLGTLVEGLLDVSQLSSGELSLMPERFDLEELVAEVLERFQAEARAAGCELRQSPRRGLWGTWDRLRVDQAVAALISNALKFGPGRPVEVDVGREGGFARIQVRDRGIGVPLDQVERIFERFGRAVSSHSYGGLGLGLYLARRAAEAHGGRAWAEPAAEEGARFTLELPLEKETRE